In Helicobacter sp. MIT 99-5507, the sequence AAATTCACTTATTGATTTTTGTGTAGCTAATATGAATGCGCTTGATAATATCCATACATTATTTGCATCACAAATTAATATAGAACAAAATAGAACGATAAAAATTTTTACCGTTGCTACTGTCGTTATGATGCCTCCAACTTTAATTGGCACTATATATGGTATGAATTTTACTAATATGCCAGAGTTAAATACTACTTATGGATATCCAATAATATTGCTTGTTATGGTTATTTCGACAATTATTACATTAATTTATTTTAGAAAAAAAGGTTGGTTATAAAGGAGTTTTTATGGAAGTTATAGCTTCTATAATGGATTTTAGTTGGATATATTCACCTAGTGCTTGGGCAGCATTGATAACCTTGACTTTGCTAGAGATTGTCCTTGGTATTGATAATATTATTTTTATAGCGATTTTAGTTACAAGACTTCCAAAGTCTATGCGAGATAAAGCTAGGACTCTTGGACTTTTATTTGCTATGATAACTAGAATCTTGCTTCTTATGTCTATATTTTGGATTATGAAGCTTGTAGAGCCATTGTTTAGCGTATTTGGTGTAGAAATATCAGGAAAAGATTTAATACTTATTGGTGGTGGATTGTTTCTTATTTGGAAAAGCACAAAAGAAATCCACTCACAAATGCAACCTGAAGAAGAAGATTTGCATACAGCATATTCTGCAAAACTAGGTTTTTTTGGAGTTTTAATCCAAATTGCAATTTTGGATATAGTATTTTCATTAGATTCTGTGATAACTGCTGTTGGCATGGCTGAACATTTATTTATTATGATTATTGCAGTGATTATTGCAGTATTGATTATGATATTTGCTTCAAAATATATAGCAAAATTTGTAGATGAAAATCCTACGATAAAAATTTTGGCTTTGGCATTTTTAATTCTCGTTGGTGTTACGCTTATTGCTGAAGGTTTGGATTTTCATATCTCTAAAGGCTATATTTATTTTGCTATGGCATTTTCACTTGGTGTTGAATCCATT encodes:
- a CDS encoding TerC family protein, whose protein sequence is MEVIASIMDFSWIYSPSAWAALITLTLLEIVLGIDNIIFIAILVTRLPKSMRDKARTLGLLFAMITRILLLMSIFWIMKLVEPLFSVFGVEISGKDLILIGGGLFLIWKSTKEIHSQMQPEEEDLHTAYSAKLGFFGVLIQIAILDIVFSLDSVITAVGMAEHLFIMIIAVIIAVLIMIFASKYIAKFVDENPTIKILALAFLILVGVTLIAEGLDFHISKGYIYFAMAFSLGVESINIYISKKKKSR